The Trypanosoma brucei brucei TREU927 chromosome 2, complete sequence genome has a window encoding:
- a CDS encoding leucine-rich repeat protein (LRRP), putative, whose translation MSGNQGRKRQRISSPEQSEALKEPSTTEQNKLTTVTITEETRDASNDETVVSLLNEHEKLIKQTTRLESSVKALRCFMSNLTAMSGERQGGVCDDTECIHRVTLYNAADNAFSDEGLYEGALSSLCGRIQAKKLTITLSKGGKLNLKRVSKLKQLEELRIEYPRGKLVNIISLNNLDMLKRLCLRSNNVDNNDVCHLFSVGTLEELAITDTMQLTNIRGISRLTNLMCLELNSTDIDDTCIGEISACAKLSKLSVSECNNITDATPISQLAALEELNLNSCYHITKGIGTLGMLLRLRMLDLSGVPVEDNCLKDLCDCGSLERLNISYCIQLTDINPLSNATAIEELNLNGCRRITRGIDVVWALPKLRVFHMKDVHLSEPSLDSVGTGGSLVKVSLDNCAGFGDMSLLSSIVTLEELNIQKCADIISGVGCLGTLPYLRVLNIKEVHISSLDFTGIGASKSLLQLNMESITGLSNVEALANILTLEKLSLHGCTDIDAGIGCLGNLPQLKVLDLSGTNTDNESLRSLCLSQTMVSLNLSHCWKMTNVSHISSLEALNELNLSNCIRINAGWEALEKLQQLHVAILSNTHITDRGISYFSKCKNLVTLDLSFCNKLLDVTTLSNITTLEELNLDSCSNIRKGLSVLGELPRLCVLNIKGVQLEDSVIGSLGNGKSLVRLSLENCKGFGDVTPLSNLVTLEELNLHYCDKVTSGMGTLGRLPQLRVLDLGRTQVDDNSLENICTSSIPLVSLNFSHCKKITSISAIASLTALEELNIDNCCNVTSGWNVFGTLHQLRVATLSNTRINDEKIRHVSECKSLNTLNLAFCKDITDVTALSKITMLEELNLDCCPNIRKGIETLGTLPKARILSMKECYMGDGYAQQCSILGNSKSLVKLNLERSRGRISVKALSDIATLEELVLDHAREVCCIPSFSCLPRLRVLNLKYTDINGDATKNISESKSLRSLNLSHCKWVTDISVLSSLSTLEELNVNCCNAIRKGWESLGKLPLLRVAILSDTNITAKDIACLSSCKKLVKLKFFRCKKLSDVTVVYKIQSLEELIVKNCSGGLKGLNALGTLPRLRFLHLRNVSGSDISVESIGTSKSLVRLNIETREELTDTTPLSNITSLEELSLRKCGNNLEGVGTLGKLPRLRSLYLGLSRINDSTLYYICLSRSITSLNLASSWKLTDISHISKLTALEELNLRGCYPITSGWEALSELPRLRVLNLESTRVTTRYGGYYIRRCKSLVTLSLESCDMTDASCLANIKTLEELHIGRCKELRWGFSPLFTLPRLRILNLICSLITDEDLREIQPPHTIEELNLSYCEELNDITPLGRIKSIKKLHLRQSHDARRPTEGFRSLLELPCLSWVDLNNVYGWFDVSCELRKRRVHT comes from the coding sequence ATGTCAGGAaaccaaggaagaaagcgacaGCGCATCTCATCACCTGAGCAGTCAGAAGCTTTAAAGGAACCATCAACTactgaacaaaataaactcacCACCGTTACAATCACCGAAGAGACGCGTGACGCCAGTAATGATGAAACTGTGGTATCATTACTGAATGAGCATGAGAAATTGATTAAACAAACGACACGGCTGGAAAGCAGTGTGAAGGCACTTAGGTGTTTCATGAGTAATCTCACAGCTATGAGTGGCGAAAGGcaaggtggtgtgtgtgatgacACCGAATGCATACATAGAGTAACGTTATATAATGCTGCTGATAATGCCTTCAGTGACGAAGGACTATATGAAGGtgctctttcctcactctgtGGCCGCATTCAAGCTAAGAAATTAACCATCACGTTATCAAAGGGTGGGAAACTTAACTTAAAACGAGTCAGTAAGCTAAAGCAGTTAGAAGAGTTACGCATTGAATATCCGCGTGGAAAACTTGTGAATATCATATCTTTGAATAACCTTGATATGTTGAAAAGGCTTTGTCTCAGGAGCAACAATGTTGACAACAATGACGTTTGCCATTTATTCAGTGTTGGAACATTGGAAGAGTTGGCTATTACTGACACCATGCAACTGACAAATATCAGAGGAATCTCTCGCTTGACTAACCTGATGTGTCTTGAGTTAAATTCCACAGATATTGATGATACCTGTATAGGGGAAATAAGTGCATGTGCTAAACTGTCCAAATTGAGTGTATCCGAATGCAACAATATCACGGATGCAACCCCAATTTCACAGCTTGCAGCGCTTGAAGAGTTGAATCTAAACAGCTGTTACCACATAACGAAGGGAATAGGAACACTTGGCATGTTGTTACGATTGCGTATGCTTGACTTGAGTGGTGTTCCTGTGGAAGATAATTGTCTGAAGGATTTGTGTGACTGTGGATCGCTTGAAAGGCTGAACATTTCTTATTGTATTCAGCTGACAGATATCAATCCACTCTCCAATGCCACTGCTATTGAGGAATTGAACCTTAACGGTTGTCGCCGAATAACAAGGGGGATAGACGTTGTGTGGGCATTACCAAAGCTCCGTGTATTTCACATGAAGGATGTGCACCTGAGCGAGCCATCTCTCGATTCAGTTGGGACTGGTGGATCACTTGTAAAGGTCAGTCTTGATAACTGCGCAGGCTTTGGTGATATGTCACTCTTATCCAGCATTGTTACACTCGAGGAGCTGAATATTCAAAAATGTGCTGACATCATTAGTGGTGTGGGTTGCCTTGGTACACTACCGTACCTGCGTGTGCTTAACATAAAGGAGGTACACATCTCGTCCCTTGACTTTACTGGTATTGGTGCCTCAAAATCCCTTTTACAGCTCAATATGGAGAGTATCACGGGACTGAGTAATGTGGAAGCACTCGCCAACATTTTGACTCTGGAAAAACTAAGCCTTCACGGCTGCACGGATATTGACGCTGGAATTGGATGTCTCGGAAACCTGCCACAGCTTAAAGTGTTGGATCTGTCTGGCACAAATACCGACAATGAGTCTCTCAGAAGTTTATGCCTATCGCAGACAATGGTGTCCCTCAACCTTTCCCATTGTtggaaaatgacaaatgtGTCCCATATTTCAAGCCTTGAAGCATTGAATGAACTGAATCTGAGCAACTGTATTAGGATAAATGCAGGATGGGAAGCACTTGAAAAACTTCAGCAGCTACATGTGGCAATCCTCTCGAATACACATATTACTGATAGAGGCATATCCTATTTTAGCAAGTGCAAAAACCTTGTTACGCttgatctttctttctgcaaTAAGTTACTTGATGTTACAACTCTCTCCAACATCACTACGCTTGAGGAGTTGAATCTTGATAGTTGTTcaaacatcagaaaagggCTGAGCGTTCTTGGAGAGTTGCCACGGCTTTGTGTGTTGAACATAAAGGGTGTACAGTTGGAAGACTCAGTTATTGGTTCACTAGGGAATGGTAAATCACTTGTAAGGCTCAGTCTTGAGAATTGCAAAGGGTTTGGTGATGTCACGCCTCTCTCGAACCTTGTTACACTTGAGGAACTGAATCTCCACTACTGTGACAAAGTAACCTCTGGAATGGGAACACTGGGCAGGCTACCGCAGCTTCGTGTACTGGATTTGGGACGGACACAAGTTGATGATAATTCCCTTGAGAATATCTGCACAAGCTCAATCCCACTTGTGTCATTAAATTTTTCGCATTGCAAGAAAATAACATCTATTTCTGCAATAGCTTCCCTTACAGCATTGGAGGAACTCAACATTGACAACTGCTGTAATGTAACATCCGGTTGGAATGTATTTGGTACACTTCACCAACTGCGTGTAGCCACACTGTCAAACACACGCATTAATGATGAAAAAATACGGCACGTTAGCGAGTGCAAGTCTTTGAATACACTCAACCTTGCGTTTTGCAAAGATATAACAGACGTCACAGCACTTTCTAAAATTACTATgcttgaggagttgaacCTTGATTGCTGCCCTAACATCAGAAAAGGTATTGAAACTCTTGGAACGCTTCCCAAGGCACGTATCCTAAGCATGAAGGAATGTTACATGGGAGACGGATATGCGCAACAATGTTCCATCCTTGGGAATAGTAAGTCACTTGTGAAACTGAATCTTGAGAGGTCAAGAGGGCGCATATCTGTGAAAGCTCTCTCTGACATTGCGACGTTGGAGGAGTTGGTACTTGATCATGCACGGGAAGTATGTTGCATACCGTCATTTTCCTGTCTACCGCGCCTTCGAGTACTGAATCTGAAATATACGGATATCAATGGTGATGCAACTAAAAATATTTCCGAATCAAAATCGCTGCGATCACTCAACTTATCACATTGTAAATGGGTAACTGATATATCAGTATTATCTTCCTTATCGACACTGGAGGAGCTGAATGTTAACTGCTGCAATGCAATACGAAAAGGCTGGGAGTCGCTCGGGAAGCTGCCTCTACTACGTGTAGCAATTCTATCTGATACTAACATCACCGCTAAAGATATAGCTTGCCTTAGCAGTTGCAAAAAGCTGGTGAAACTAAAGTTTTTTCGGTGTAAGAAGTTGTCAGATGTTACGGTGGTGTATAAAATTCAATCACTGGAGGAGCTGATAGTTAAGAACTGCTCAGGCGGCCTCAAGGGACTGAATGCCCTTGGTACACTTCCACGGTTGCGTTTTCTCCATCTGCGAAATGTGAGTGGTAGTGATATATCTGTTGAATCTATTGGGACGAGCAAATCTCTCGTGAGGCTTAATATTGAAACGCGCGAGGAGTTAACAGACACAACACCCCTCTCCAACATCACATCCCTTGAGGAATTGTCATTGCGGAAATGCGGTAATAATCTGGAAGGAGTCGGAACACTTGGGAAACTGCCACGGCTTAGATCGCTGTATCTGGGTTTATCTCGCATTAACGATAGCACACTTTATTATATTTGTCTGTCTCGATCAATTACGTCACTTAACCTAGCCTCCAGTTGGAAACTAACAGATATATCTCATATATCAAAGCTTAcggcactggaggaattgAATCTGAGAGGATGTTACCCCATAACTTCAGGCTGGGAAGCACTAAGCGAATTACCACGACTTCGTGTGCTCAACTTGGAATCCACCAGAGTTACGACCCGTTACGGTGGATATTATATCAGAAGATGCAAATCCCTCGTCACACTCAGCCTTGAATCGTGTGATATGACCGATGCTTCATGTCTTGCTAATATCAAgacactggaggagttgcatATAGGGAGATGCAAAGAGCTAAGGTGGGGGTTTAGTCCACTTTTCACTCTTCCGCGGTTGCGCATTCTTAACTTGATTTGTTCTCTCATTACAGATGAAGACCTCAGGGAAATTCAACCACCCCATACCATTGAGGAGCTCAATCTCTCTTATTGTGAGGAGCTCAATGATATTACACCACTTGGGAGAATAAAATCaattaaaaaattgcatCTCCGTCAGAGCCATGATGCCAGAAGGCCTACAGAAGGATTCAGAAGTCTTTTGGAGTTGCCGTGTCTTTCTTGGGTTGACCTAAACAACGTGTACGGCTGGTTTGATGTTTCTTGTGAACTGAGAAAAAGGAGGGTACATACCTAA